The window CCCCCAATACAATCTTATTTAGAGACGCCAAAATACCAACAACCGGGAAAGTTACTCAGGATCTTCTGGAGAAATTCCAAAAGGACAAAACCTTTATCCTGTTAGACAATAAGGACATTCGCGATCTTTATGCCCTGGGTAGATTGCTGGCAAAGATGCGGCAGGGTGATTTTCATGACTGTAAAACCGATCCGGATCCTACATCTTCAAATATCATGGATTGCCTTTCAAAAATGTCAATCCTGACAGATAAAGAGATTGTACATGAATTCAAGCGAATGGCAGAAAACAGGACGAAAAGTAATAAGAATGATATCATGTCTCCAAGCAAACCGTATCCCGAACAGGATTGGCCTGCTGAAGAAGCCGCAGAAGTGGCAAATACACTTGCACATAACATTAAGACAATAATGAGCAGAGAGAGATGGATCTGCTTTGAACGCCTGCTCTATCTCATGTATCAAAGCGGCGTAAATGATATTGATCAGGGCAAACTTATCAGCTGGCTGCACTCAGAAGAGTTGAGAGAACTTTTAGAAATTTACCCAACTGATCCCGAGTTCCCGAAACAGAAAAAAATCATTGTCTGGAAAGAAGAGAGTCTGAATGCTTAAACCTGAAATTTTTAAACTTGAAATAACTACCGAGTTAAGAAACAAATTACAACAGAAATTATTTGAGACTCTTTTTGACAACATTGATGAACTCCCGCCACTTCACAGGACGAAGGAGGGTATCCCCTCATTTACGGTAACAGAAATTAAAGAGAGACTGAAGGCCCTCCTTCCCACTTATGCAAAAGACATCAGTCAACATTTAAAAATTACCCCGAAAGATAAAAGAACGGATGCCCTTAATATTGGAAACCAACTTCATGAGTGGTTGAAAGAAGCAATCCTGTTTTTCCGAAGAGAAGGTGCAGAGTGTCTACGGGAAGGATTAAGCCGGCCTGGTCCGGATGAAGCATACCCGTTTGTATGGAGTACTCTTTTCCATAGAAAGCTTATCTCATTAGCTCAATCATCAGGGCTGTTAAAGAACGATAGTGATATTGAGAAGTGCGATATACTCATGGAGTGTATTAAATTGTGGGTAAAAGAGATTTGCCAGAATCTGAAAAAATTGAACATGAAAAAATTTTCACCGTCTGCATATTTTCTGGACATGGAAACACAGCTTGATGCCATAATACGTTTTGGTGACAAAAAGATCCATGTCCGCAGCAGACCAGATGCCGTTACCTTAAATCAGGCCAATGGGGAAATCTGTCTGTGGGAGTACAAGTATGGAAACCAGGGCCAGTATGAACTGCAGATTGCACAGGTATTGTTTTACATGTCATTGATTGAAGCCGTAAAAGGAGTAAAGTGTAAACGGGCGATCTTGTGGTCATTCAGCCCCCGTGAAGAAATACTGCCACAGAAAGTACGAGAAGATATCAAGATTGAAGAACCTGCGCCTCCCTTCCCTGAAGAAGTGGAAGAAGCCTTTTCAGGATATATTGGAAATGAATTATCTGTCAGAAAGCTAAAAGTAAAGCTTACGCTGGCAACCAAAAAACAACCAAGGAAAATGCCAGATAATATTATGTTCTGCGGACCAGCCGGTCTGGGGAAGACGGAACTGGCAAAAAGAGTTGCTTCGTGCCTGGAATTGCCTTTTATTAATATACCCGCTATCTCATTCAGTAATCTGGAACAGCTGGTTTCAGAAATCGACCGAACTCTCAGGGCACACAACTTGGAAACAGAAGAGAGCGGCATTGATTCAGGAAAGCCCAGGCGTAAATATCCCCCGCTCGTTCTCTTTATAGACGAAGCACACAGACTTTCAAGAAGGGCTGATGAATTTCTGAATTTTTTTGAGCCAAAAGAACGAAGGGCAGTTGTAAAAGAGTTTGTGGGAGATTTCGTTGATGCTACAATTTTATTAGCAACAACCGACAAGGGTGCCCTGCCTTCAGCATTTCTCACCCGCTTCAGAATGCTAGACCTTGTACCTTACTCTATCGAAGAAGTGGGCATGATAATTTATGAGGAATTCAAGAATAAGGATATGGTAATAACCGCTGATGTATGCCGGGGAATTGCAAAGGTGGGGAGGCTGGTACCTCGTCTCGCCTTAAGCCGGATGGGCGATTTTCTTGAACACAATGAATTTAAAGCAGAATCATATCCTTTTTCAATGAAAGGTCTGCAAAACATGCTGAAAGAAGTTTGGCTCGTTGACGAAAACGGGCTTACGCCCAGCGACTTCCTGTACCTTGACTGCGTAAAGGAGCAGCCCAGGGGCGTTCTCATATTGAACAATTTGCTGCCATGCAAAATAGAAGAGATCAGAAACATCATTGAACCATATCTGATGCAGATAAATGCCGTAAAATCGACAAAGCGGGGACGCTCGATAACTGAATATGGGAGAATGATACTGAAAAACAGACCGGAATGGCTGTAAAAGGAACATGGATTCCAACTCCTCCCACCACCCCGGCAGATTCGGAACCAGGGAGGAAAGAATAAATTACCTCTCTGCGTGTGGTGCACAGACAGTCAAATCACAGATAATACCTATTCTATACTAAAACCGATTTGGTTTTCGGCTTTTCTGAAAACCAAATCTTGGTGAAGGTATACCCGCTCCGTTTTTTCTCGGATTTTATCCGAAATCCAGTATGAAATGAGTATAAAACAGGTCTTCTTCTAACGTTTCAGTAGTTTCTGAACAACGGGCTCAAGAGAAGTCAATCCCGCTCTCTTCCCAATCTCCAGAGCTTCTCTAGCACTCTTTCCTTCAATGGAAAAGGCTTTAAGCGCAAAAAGAGCACCGACCCTGTTTCCACTCTGACAATGAACAATGAGGGGATAGTTTTCCTGTTTTGATAAAATTTCTGCCAAAAGTTTTGCATTCTCCACACTGATACCGGTTGCACCGTTAACTGGAACAGGGAAATATCTCATCCCCAATTCTTCAACCCACAAAGACTCACGGGCAGGGCTGGGACGCTCTTTATCAGTTCGAAGGTTAACGACCGCCTTAAACCCCGCATCATGTGCCATCTTTAGCTGGTCATAGGCAGGTTGGCCGCCAGTCACAATATCATCAAACGGCACACGTTCATTGATGAGTTTAAAAGGTGATCTCCCACCTTCCTTGACTAACGTCTCCTTCTGCACAGTTTCATTATCTGCGAAGAGAGGAAAAGCAACCAATATGATGAGCACTGTCTGAAAAACAGCTTTATTATAATATTTCATTAATAATCCCCTTATCACTTTTTAAATTTTTCTGATTTGAAAGGTACAGTCTCTGCTTATAACCTTTCGTGTATTTATACTCATCTCATACTGGATTTCGGATAAAATCCGAGATAAATTTGAGCGAGTATACCTTCACCAAGATTTGGTTTCCGGTAAATCCGAAAACCAAATCTTGGTGAAGGTATATTTCGATAATAACTCTTTTCCGTCTGTTCGGTTGCATTATCGAAATGTGAAAATTCGCTACTGTGAGAATATCAGGAGAGGTATCTGTCCTTTCTGCCAAATATCTACGATGGTACCGATGTTTATGCTCAAATTCTCAAATCTACCGTTTCTCTTTCACTTCTCCCATTCTTTTACTGAAACAGATCCATTGAGGAGCGCCAGACCTTAGAGCCCAAAGCGAAAACCACTGGCAAAAGACTTTTTTCCATGATCAGACTCCAGCAGTGCACTTCCCGGTTGCGCAACCGGGAAGTGGTGAACGGTCATCATCTAGAAGTTATTGTTTTCTATTGCCTTTATTTTCTCAATCCTCCTCTTGTGTCTCGCTTCATTACTGAAAGGAGTCTCCAGCCAGATTTTTACCAGTTTTTTTGCCTTGCCAGTGTCTAATGTCCGATTTCCCAGCGATATAATATTGGCATCATTGTGCTCTCGCGACATTCTGGCACTGTACTCATCATACACCACCGCTGCACGGATACCCCTTACTTTATTCGCCACAATCGCTTCTCCCTGGCCGGAACCGCCAATAACGATACCTTTTGAATCTTCACCTTTCAGGATCGCTTCGGCCACTTTCTTCACAACCGGAAATATAAAATCAGGATAATCATCTTCTTCATTAAACTCATACGCACCCATGTCCTGAACTTCACATCCCAAATCAAGAAGATGTCTTTTGAGTTCCTCCTTCAACTCAAAGCCTGCGTGATCGGTCCCTATATATATCTTCATACTCTCTCCATAGTGGTTGAGCTGAAACTATCCCCTCTTCCTGCATTACGGTAATAATTCCGTAATCCTCACGTTAATTGTACGTTCCGATTGCGAAATTATTACGTACCTTGTATCTGGAGAGTTTTAGCTCAACCACGGGGGTTTCCATTTAAGCACTATTTACGCTCATGAATTATCATTTTGAAATTATTCATTAAAACAATGCATGAGACGACAATCCGTTTGTCATGCAACTAAGGTATTTAAAAACTTTGCCATTTCATGAAACTTACCAAAATCTCTTCGGTTAAAATCCATGACAAGCCTCGGCATAGTACTGTCGCCCACACCTTCCTCACCTGTAGAATGAGGTGGTGATAGTCGTATAGTTCCTGATCGAAGAATACTCTTGTATTTCTCATTCAGGAGCTGTATATCTTCACTCTTCAACAAGCGATTGAGATTGATGACTGTCTTCTCTTCAAAATATCGCATCGAGTGATAGACCCTGAAAAATTTTAAAATTTCATCCAGCGCTTCCTCAACATCATGTGTATGAAAAAACAGATTCAAATCCTCGGGCGAAATAAAGCCTCCTTTTGCGAGGGTTTCCCGCAAGAATGTCATCCATTTCCCCCAGTAGTTCGACTCAGGTGGTTCTATCAGAATAAGAGGGAGGGGTTTACTTTTTCCCGTCTGGATTAATGTCAGGTTTTCAAAACATTCATCCATTGTACCAAAACCACCGGGAAATAAAACGGTTGCATCGGATTCTTTGAGAAAAAACAGTTTTCTGTTAAAAAAGTACTTAAAGGTAATAGCTTTTTTGTCACCTTCGATGTATGGATTATGACGTTGTTCAAAAGGGAGTCTGATATTCAAGCTGAAACTGTTTTCACGCTTTGCACCCTTGTTCCCGGCTTCCATTATCCCGGGTCCCCCACCGGTAATTACCTTAAAACCATGATTAACCATCAACGCTGACAACTTTTCCGCCATCTTATATTCCGCAGAGTCGTTCCGAGTCCGTGCTGACCCGAAGAAGACAACCTTTCTTGTGTTTCGGTAGGGCACAAATGTCTTCGCTGCATATCGTAGCTCCTTCAACGCCTTATTGATCAGCTTGAGATCTCCCCTGTCGCTATTTTCTCTTCCCAATTTTAAAATGGTCGTAACCATCTCCTTCAGGAGATCGGCATTCTCATGAGTAGAACAGAGCTCCGCAAGGTCAGCTATGGTCCTGAAGAAATTATCTCTCACTCCATCGCACTTTCCCATTTTGCGCTTTTCCATATAAATCATTATCTCCTTATCTCAACGCCGTCATCAGAAATACCATTACAAAAAGGGCTACCGTCTCTATAATACCAAGAACCATTATGTAGTTGCCAAAACCCTTTTCCGTCTCTGAAAGGGCATCAGACGCCAGCGCCGCTGCCTTGCCTTGAGACCAGGCACATGCCCCAATCACCAGTCCGCCCAGCAAACCGGCAAAAAACCTGGAAAGAGGAGAAACAGTATCAGGCGCATCCTTAATCGCATTCATGAGGATCATTCCGTAGATAGTCTGAGATAGCGGTGTACCCACAAATGCAACAAGGATAAAGGGGACATTTTTATTTTTAAGAAAACACTTTTTCCATGCTCCAAGTGCTGCCATGCCAGCAGCACCGGTTCCCAGCACTGAACCAAGGGCAGAAAAACACAAGGCAAAAATAAAACCGATGTTCCCTAACCCCTCCATTATATCCATTCAACCCCTCCTGTAAAATTTGATTATACTCATCTCATACTGGATTTCGGATAAAATCCGAGATAAAATTGAGCGAGTATACCTTCACCAAGATTTGGTTTCCGGTAAAACCGAAAACCAAATCGGTTTTAGTATATCACGCTTTGTCATTACACTCTATGATAGAGGAATTCCCAGGAATATCAGGATGAAATAATGTCTATCCTGATATTCTTTTACAATTAAATACTTTAATTTCTTTGCGGAAACCCACAAGTTGAACTAAAACTGCCCGGATACAAGACGCGTAATCATTTCGGAACCGGATCGTGCTCAAACACATGATGATTACGAAATTATTACAGAAACGCAGTAGGCGGGTAGTATCTGTTTAACCTCTATCAATTTTAAATGGTTTATATTTTATTCCGGACCACTGCACACTCAGGTGCTTGGAAAATTCAAGGAGATTGAGTCTGATACCATGGACAAGAACTGACATCGCTCCGAGTAAAATGTTCAAGGTATGGCCAAAGACAAGGATAATGACGACAAACATAACCGGAAAAATACCACTGGTGCCAATATCTCCTGCCATATTATTAAATGCTAAAGATATCTCCTTTGTGGCAAGCCCTACTGCAAACAATCTAATATACGAAATAAGGTCAGAAAAACTTCCGATACCTGCCACAATGGTAATAAGCAGGTTTGCACCCCCCCTCAAAACTCCCTTCACAAACCCATCATTTTTCTGCTCTCCAAACAGTATCATCATGGCAAACCAAAAACCTGCCAGGATAAATACAATCGTATTCAAATTCTCACTGAGCAAGAGATATCTTGCAATAAAATAGATCCCCCAGATTAAGGCCGCCCATCCCGCTTCTGCAAACAGTGTTAATGATGGATATTGCTTTCTCGCAGCATACACTCTGGCAACGGTAAGTTGAATTGCCCCGATAAAGATGCAGAGATGCATTACTGTCTGTCCACTCTCCCGGGAGAAGCTGTAAAGGGAAGGAATGATCATCTCTTTTAAAACTGGCAGATGACTGAGGGCTTCCAGGCCAAACCAGAAACCTGTGATAGCTCCCCAGATGATGGTTGTAACAGAAATGAGATAGAAGAGGAGAATCATCTCGTGGGATACATGCTTATACCGGTTTTGAACCATAAAAGTCCCCATTAACAGTACCACTCCGTATCCTCCATCACCCATAATCATTGCAAAAAATATACTGAAGAAGATCAGAAATATTCCATTGGTATCAAACTCCCGGTAACCGGGGATGACACCAACAAAATCCATAACAGGTTGAAAGATCCCTGACCACTTTGAATGCCTGAGCAGTGTCGGTACCTGTTCATCACGTGAGGGTTCTTCTATAAGAATAGCCCAGGCGTTTTTCCCTGCCACCTTCTTGAGACCCTCTATGGAGGGGACCGGACAGAATCCCACCAGGTAGGAGAGATCTTCATCCCTTCCCAATCCAGCCCTTGCCTCTTCATAGTGCAATCTTTCCTTGAAACTTTTTAACAAAGCCTTCATATCCGGGGTATTTTCATAGAGGTGACATAACTGATTGTCTATGTTGTGGAGAAGCTTCCTCTTTTCTCCTGTCATATTCCCTATCGAATCTAAGCCATGAAGAGGCAGAGGTGTCTCTTCAAGAGGTATATCCAGATATTTCTCTGTTGAAACAAGAGCAAAGTAGACGGCAGAGCCATCACGTGCGATGATAATGATGCTGTATTTTTTTGTAATTGCCGACAACTCTCTTTTGTTACACCTGAACAGCTTTATGAAAATTCCGGCATCTCTTAATCTGTCAACTTCTTCAGGGTTAAATTTCCCCCATACTTTCGCTCTTTTGTATTCAGTCTCAAGCTCACCAATCTCTTCTTTAAGATGTTTGGCCTCTTCCAGCAGACCGAGAACTTTCTCTGCATATCCGAAACCTTCATCTTTGTGGGGAAATACGGGTAACCTGTTCTTAAAACGATCCGGAATAATCGGAATGACCTGCTCCAGTAATCGTATCTTCGCTTTCAGCTTGGAAAGAGTACTATTTTCCACCGGTTTAACTGGTTTCAGGTGAACAGCACCCAATTCACGCAGTGTAGATAAGACCTCATCCATCCATGATGTTTTCATGACAATCGAAACTTTTTTCATGCCTACAATCATCTTATCCTGCTTCCTTTATCTTGTTTTTGGCAATCCTTGCCCATCCCATGGCTGCGGCCTGCTGATCTCCGAGAAATATCAATATTTTTCTCACCGCCTCTTTTGCCTCGGGAATCTTCACCTTTTCGAAAAGATTCACTCTCTGAGATGTGATACACAGTTCTCTTTGAAGAGAGCAGAGCCTTTCTGAAAGAATAAATTCTTCCGCCCGAAGTGTGAGCATTGCCGCAATCATGGTGACCGCGCGATCAACCCATAAGGGTGTGAGCAACAAATCATACTCTTTTCTCTCCATCTGAGCAGCAACGAAGACAGGGATATCTACACCGGCAATATTTTCAACACGGGTTTCTATCTTTTTTATACTCAGTAATTGGGAGAGACCGACATCCTCACCCAGAAGACCAAGCCATGGAGTCATCTCCTCGATCAGTTTATCATAATCGGCAGTTACTCTTTTTTGTTCAATCCTTACCATCTCGATCACTTTCTGAAGCTGCTGTTTCTTTATGTGTAAAATCGGTAGATAACGGTTAAAACGCTTGAGATTATTTTTTTGCTTCCTCAGCTCTGTCTTTGTAAGCTTTATTTTTTGCATATACTAAAACCGATCTGGTTTTCGGTTTTACCGGAAACCAGATCCTGGTGAAGGTATACTCGCTCAAATTTATCTCGGATTTTATCCGAAATCCAGTATGAGATGAGTATAACAAGTTATAATCCTTTACTCCGCTCTCGATGAAGTGACACTGAGATGAGTATCCATTGAAAAATGCAGGGGTAATTTTCCAGCAACCTTTACTATAAAGCTCGTTGGAAAACAGGCCCAGCAATTCATTCTTCAGACTACGAAAGCTGAAGAGATCTGCTTTTCCACCAATACTTCACTACCAGTTCATTCCTGATTCCTGTCTCTTCAGGGACAAAACATTCAGAAAGAATCCTCCATCCAGTATCGAGAGCCTTTTGAAGTGATATATTTACCGATAAATCCATCAGTTTCAGTTCAAAAAGGGTTCCAAATTTCAGGAGTTTATCGTCCCATTCAGTCATCCTGAACCCCATTGCTTTTTTCTCCAGTGCTTCCTGGTAAAATGCATAGAGTTGGACCATAGCGTCCATCAAGGGTCTATGGTCATCCCTTGTCTTCTTATTCACAAATTGCTTCAGTCTGCTTAATGATCCAAACGGTTCGATCCTGCCATTGTTAAGATAGTACTGCCCCTCGGTAATGTAGCCGGTATTGTCAGGCACGGGGTGGGTTACATCGTTGCCGGGCATTGTTGTAACAGAAAGAATCGTTACCGAACCGGAATCTTCGAAATCAACAGCCTTTTCATATTTTGATGCAAGCTGGCTGTATAAATCTCCCGGATACCCCCTGTTTGATGGTACCTGTTCCATGATGATGGCAATCTCCTTGAGCGCATCACAATAATTTTTCATGTCTGTCATGAGTACGAGAACCTTTTTCCCATGAAGAGCAAAATTCTCAGCAACAGTAAGAGAAATATCCGGTACCATAATACACTCAACAACTGGATCTGCAGCGGTATGTATAAAGAGGAGAGAACGGCTCAGGGCACCCTCCTTTTCGAGTGTACTCTTCAAAAACAGAAAATCATCATACCGCATACCCATCCCGCCAAGAATAATAATATCTACCTCTGCCTGAAGGGCTATACGAGCCAGTAGCTGATTATAGGGTTCTCCAGACGTCGTAAAAATAGATATCTTTTGAGATTCAACGAGCGAGTTAAAAAGATCAATCATGGGGATACCGGTATGTATCATGTTGGAAGGAATTATGCGTTTTGCTGGATTCACGGCAGGCCCCCCTATCTCGATAAGATCCTCGGTCAGCATTGGTCCTCCATCACGTGGACTTCCCGACCCATCAAACACCCTCCCAAGAAGATTTTCCGAGAAAGAGACCTCCATCTGTTTCCCCAGAAAGCGGACTTCATCTCCGGTGGAAATCCCGCTGCTTCCCGAAAAAACCTGAAGATAAACAAGCTCGTCTTCAATTCGAATGACCTCGGCAAGAGAGTCCCTGGTCCGAGATTTAATAAGAGCTAACTCACCATATCGTATACCGCTGGCAGGAAGTACTATTACGTTACCCGATATCTGAAGAATTTTGTTGTATATCTTTTTCATTCTCTTCTTTTACCATTGGAAATCCTTCACCTTTTTTTGGCTTAACTATCCTGGTCCTGCTGAACTGTGAATCCATATCCGTTTCAACAAGGGCATTTCGAAAAGGAGAAGTTTTCAAGACTGCGCCCCCTTTTCTCTGCTTACGGAATAGTTCACTGATAAGATTTTCATTTTCAAGGAACTCACGAGAGTCCCACTCAGAACTATTGTATTCCAGAAACAACTGTCGTGTCTTATTAAAAAAATTCCTGGCCTCCTCTTTGGATGATATATGGAATTGTGTTTCCATAATTTCCTTCACCATTGCAAAGACCTTTCTCTGTCTTTTTTCAGAAGTTGCCCCATCCACTTCATCAAAGGCGTTCTGCTGAAGATAAACATTATCAAAAAATGCCCCTTTTAAATAAAGAATATAGTCCTCCAGCAGAATACCCTCTTCACCTACAACCTTCATCATCTGGTCTATCTCGTGAGCTCTTGAGAGAAGACTTATTGCCCGATCTCTTTCTCTCCTGTCAATAAAACCATGATATTTTGACCAGCTGTCAAAAGGATCTATGGCAGGATAGCATCTGGCATCCGAACGTTCCCGTGATAACCCGTGAAAGGCCCCCACGACCTTAAGGGTCGCCTGTGTTACCGGTTCCTCAAAATTACCCCCTGCAGGACTTACCGTCCCTCCTATCGTAATAGAGCCAATATCTCCGTTCTTAAGCCTGATGCTTCCAGCCCTTTCATAAAAGCCGGCAATTGTCGATTCCAGATAGGCGGGAAAAGCCTCCTCTCCAGGTATCTCCTCTAATCTGCTCGACCTCTCCCTCATGGCCTGCGCCCAGCGTGAAGTGGAATCTGCAAGCAGAAGCACGTCCAGTCCCATCTGGCGATAATATTCAGCCATGGTGATAGCCGTATACACAGATGCTTCACGGGCTGCAACAGGCATGGAACTCGTATTACAGACAATAATCGTTCTCTCCATAAGAGAACTTCCGGTAGAAGGGTCGATAATTTCGGGAAATTCCTTAATCGTCTCAACTACCTCTCCGGCCCTCTCTCCGCAAGCTGCAAGGATTACTATATCAACCTGTGCATTACGGCTGATAATCTGCTGGAGAACCGTTTTGCCGGCACCAAATGGACCGGGAATACAAAAGGTTCCACCTTTTGCTACAGGAAACAATGTATCGACAATCCGTACCCTCGTAAGAAGAGGCTCTGTTGGATCTAATCTCTCTCTATATAAGGTTAAGGGTCTTTTTATAGGCCATTCAAACTTCATGCATAACGGTATGACCTTCCCTTTCGTATCTTTTATAAGTGCTATCTGCTCCTTTACACCGCAATTCCTCGGTCCACTGATTTCAATTACCTCGAATTTCCCTGGTAGAGAAAACGGGACCAGTATCTTATGGG is drawn from Candidatus Scalindua sp. and contains these coding sequences:
- a CDS encoding AAA family ATPase, translated to MLKPEIFKLEITTELRNKLQQKLFETLFDNIDELPPLHRTKEGIPSFTVTEIKERLKALLPTYAKDISQHLKITPKDKRTDALNIGNQLHEWLKEAILFFRREGAECLREGLSRPGPDEAYPFVWSTLFHRKLISLAQSSGLLKNDSDIEKCDILMECIKLWVKEICQNLKKLNMKKFSPSAYFLDMETQLDAIIRFGDKKIHVRSRPDAVTLNQANGEICLWEYKYGNQGQYELQIAQVLFYMSLIEAVKGVKCKRAILWSFSPREEILPQKVREDIKIEEPAPPFPEEVEEAFSGYIGNELSVRKLKVKLTLATKKQPRKMPDNIMFCGPAGLGKTELAKRVASCLELPFINIPAISFSNLEQLVSEIDRTLRAHNLETEESGIDSGKPRRKYPPLVLFIDEAHRLSRRADEFLNFFEPKERRAVVKEFVGDFVDATILLATTDKGALPSAFLTRFRMLDLVPYSIEEVGMIIYEEFKNKDMVITADVCRGIAKVGRLVPRLALSRMGDFLEHNEFKAESYPFSMKGLQNMLKEVWLVDENGLTPSDFLYLDCVKEQPRGVLILNNLLPCKIEEIRNIIEPYLMQINAVKSTKRGRSITEYGRMILKNRPEWL
- a CDS encoding sulfur transferase domain-containing protein, which produces MKYYNKAVFQTVLIILVAFPLFADNETVQKETLVKEGGRSPFKLINERVPFDDIVTGGQPAYDQLKMAHDAGFKAVVNLRTDKERPSPARESLWVEELGMRYFPVPVNGATGISVENAKLLAEILSKQENYPLIVHCQSGNRVGALFALKAFSIEGKSAREALEIGKRAGLTSLEPVVQKLLKR
- a CDS encoding ribose-5-phosphate isomerase gives rise to the protein MKIYIGTDHAGFELKEELKRHLLDLGCEVQDMGAYEFNEEDDYPDFIFPVVKKVAEAILKGEDSKGIVIGGSGQGEAIVANKVRGIRAAVVYDEYSARMSREHNDANIISLGNRTLDTGKAKKLVKIWLETPFSNEARHKRRIEKIKAIENNNF
- a CDS encoding TIGR00730 family Rossman fold protein; this encodes MEKRKMGKCDGVRDNFFRTIADLAELCSTHENADLLKEMVTTILKLGRENSDRGDLKLINKALKELRYAAKTFVPYRNTRKVVFFGSARTRNDSAEYKMAEKLSALMVNHGFKVITGGGPGIMEAGNKGAKRENSFSLNIRLPFEQRHNPYIEGDKKAITFKYFFNRKLFFLKESDATVLFPGGFGTMDECFENLTLIQTGKSKPLPLILIEPPESNYWGKWMTFLRETLAKGGFISPEDLNLFFHTHDVEEALDEILKFFRVYHSMRYFEEKTVINLNRLLKSEDIQLLNEKYKSILRSGTIRLSPPHSTGEEGVGDSTMPRLVMDFNRRDFGKFHEMAKFLNTLVA
- a CDS encoding V-type ATP synthase subunit D; translated protein: MQKIKLTKTELRKQKNNLKRFNRYLPILHIKKQQLQKVIEMVRIEQKRVTADYDKLIEEMTPWLGLLGEDVGLSQLLSIKKIETRVENIAGVDIPVFVAAQMERKEYDLLLTPLWVDRAVTMIAAMLTLRAEEFILSERLCSLQRELCITSQRVNLFEKVKIPEAKEAVRKILIFLGDQQAAAMGWARIAKNKIKEAG
- a CDS encoding V-type ATP synthase subunit B, which codes for MKKIYNKILQISGNVIVLPASGIRYGELALIKSRTRDSLAEVIRIEDELVYLQVFSGSSGISTGDEVRFLGKQMEVSFSENLLGRVFDGSGSPRDGGPMLTEDLIEIGGPAVNPAKRIIPSNMIHTGIPMIDLFNSLVESQKISIFTTSGEPYNQLLARIALQAEVDIIILGGMGMRYDDFLFLKSTLEKEGALSRSLLFIHTAADPVVECIMVPDISLTVAENFALHGKKVLVLMTDMKNYCDALKEIAIIMEQVPSNRGYPGDLYSQLASKYEKAVDFEDSGSVTILSVTTMPGNDVTHPVPDNTGYITEGQYYLNNGRIEPFGSLSRLKQFVNKKTRDDHRPLMDAMVQLYAFYQEALEKKAMGFRMTEWDDKLLKFGTLFELKLMDLSVNISLQKALDTGWRILSECFVPEETGIRNELVVKYWWKSRSLQLS
- a CDS encoding V-type ATP synthase subunit A, with the protein product MKNRGSIVGVNKNMLTVEFEGDVMQNEVAYAVLGESRLKTEVIRIKGNRADLQVFEDTRGLKKGDPVEFTGELLSVKLGPGLLGQLYDGLQNPLHALASDFGFFLQRGKHLNALPDDIKWEFIPCVNPGDNVEASDAVGSVKEGIFTHKILVPFSLPGKFEVIEISGPRNCGVKEQIALIKDTKGKVIPLCMKFEWPIKRPLTLYRERLDPTEPLLTRVRIVDTLFPVAKGGTFCIPGPFGAGKTVLQQIISRNAQVDIVILAACGERAGEVVETIKEFPEIIDPSTGSSLMERTIIVCNTSSMPVAAREASVYTAITMAEYYRQMGLDVLLLADSTSRWAQAMRERSSRLEEIPGEEAFPAYLESTIAGFYERAGSIRLKNGDIGSITIGGTVSPAGGNFEEPVTQATLKVVGAFHGLSRERSDARCYPAIDPFDSWSKYHGFIDRRERDRAISLLSRAHEIDQMMKVVGEEGILLEDYILYLKGAFFDNVYLQQNAFDEVDGATSEKRQRKVFAMVKEIMETQFHISSKEEARNFFNKTRQLFLEYNSSEWDSREFLENENLISELFRKQRKGGAVLKTSPFRNALVETDMDSQFSRTRIVKPKKGEGFPMVKEENEKDIQQNSSDIG